The window TGCAAGTACAAGTTCTCTGAAAGTTTAATGCGAGGATTTTCATTGGATGAAATAAATGCAGCACTTGGAAGTATTAAAGTTAGAGTTTGGTATCTTGGAACCTCGATTGTTTGTGTTTTCCTTAAAGAAGtattgatttaaatttatttattgtttgtaGAATATAACTAGCATCTTGAAACCGGATGAGGAAGAGAAAACTCTTTTGAGGCGCATAATAGACGATAATTATGCTGATGAAGGGATAGGTTTTATAGATCCCATTGTTGATAGTTGGAGAGAGCATCTtatcgtgaagaagaagaaaatattgtggAAGGGTGTTTACCAAACAGACTTAGAGCACATAAATGTTCAAATCCCCTATGAAGTCAATGAGAAGGTTGATGAATTCGGAGGTGATGAACTCCCTGAACCTGCATTGTCGCTGTTACAGTTAAAGGAGACTATGGAGAAAGGGTTTAGTTtgctaaacaaaaaaattggtgatGTAGAGGAAAAAATCAAGGGTTTAGATGTGCGAGTGGTTGATCTTGAAAGATGTGTGGCGCATGAGAGTGGAAAAGGAGTGAAAGAAACATACACGCCTCAGCCCATAGATGATATGAATTTGTGACACCTAGTTCCATGAATTATCAATCACGTGAATTGGTTGTCTATACTGGGAGAGGGACACAGACAGTGACATAACTCATTCTCTCCCAGTACCCTATGCTCTTATCCAAATAATCAGCCATTGTTGGAAACCTCCTCATAAAATTACCATACTCTTTCTCAAACTCATTCTTTGTATAAATATGAGCGCATTCCACGAATTTAAGCGCAACATCATTCTTGTCCGTCTTAGCTTTTTTCACGTTTTGAGACAAATGCCAAACGCAATGACCATGTAGTGCGCTCGGGTACACCTCAGATACTGCCTTGATGATGCTTCCATGTCTGTCGCTCATAAAGACCAATTCAGGTTCTTCTAGTATAACAGTTTTCAGCATTTTGAAGAACCAGCTCCAACTCACATCTTTCTCACCATCTAGTACACCAAACGCAATGGGATAATGGTGATGATTAGGATCTTGAGCTGTTGCAAAAACTAACCTACcaccatattttgttttaagatgTGTTGCATCCACAACTATCACTTTCCTCATTGCCCTAAATCCTTCAATGCAAGCGCCCAAAGCAATAAACAgatatttgaaccttttttcTGCATCCAATTCCACTTGGGTTACTGTCCCAGGATTTACCGTCTCTAACATGTGCAGATAAGAATACAATTTTGCGTAGCTTGCTTCAGGACTCCCTCGCACATCACTAACATTTTGTTTCTTACCTCTCAAGGCAGTAGAGTATGACAACTGCAAACCAAGTCTTCTTTGCACGATGTTCATGATGTTTTTAGGAGTAGGGGTGTCGAATTGACCTGGATAGTCATCATGCAAAATAGATGCTACTAATCGTGTTGACCCTTTTTGTTTACTAATGCTTGTACTCGCGACACATCGAGAACATGTGTGCATCTTTCTGTGTACTCTGACACTAAAATAGTCAGAATTCTTAACTCTTGCAACATGTAAATACCACTTACAACCTTTTGAAGCTTGCTTGTATCTTAGCATAAGTCGACCCGCATCCGACTTAACTGTTTTAATATTAAAGCAGTTCTTATTTGCAACTCTATGAACCAGGTCTTGCACAGCCTCCTTAGAGCaaaattcttgatttatttCAAGACCTGTACCATCTTCCCATTCATTAAACTGACTTTTTTCGACATTAAATGGTAGCTCTACATACTCATGCCTATCATCCATATCTGAATCTGAAACATCAGCCACAAATTCGTTTATTTGTCCTACATTCTCACACTCTTCATTAACAATAATCTCTTCATTAACAAAACTCTCCAACACCTCCTCATTAACAACATTTTGTTGTTCACACGGGTTGAAAATAGTTAGAATGCCAGCATTTTCTACATCAACAGCTTTGCCATTTGAAACCAGCTCCCCATAATTCAAACCAACTGAACTTACTCGCTCTACTCTTGAAAGTTGCGCAACCCTCTGGTTTGCTTCCAAATCGCTAAATAACTCTACATGCAACACATGTTTAAGTCCTTCTTTATCCACTGATGTTAGATAGAGAAAAACGTCCTCGTCATCTACAATATACCACTCTCTCCGAGCATTAGATAGACTATAGCTCAATTTCAACATACCTTTCATTTCATCTATCCCAATCNNNNNNNNNNNNNNNNNNNNNNNNNNNNNNNNNNNNNNNNNNNNNNNNNNNNNNNNNNNNNNNNNNNNNNNNNNNNNNNNNNNNNNNNNNNNNNNNNNNNNNNNNNNNNNNNNNNNNNNNNNNNNNNNNNNNNNNNNNNNNNNNNNNNNNNNNNNNNNNNNNNNNNNNNNNNNNNNNNNNNNNNNNNNNNNNNNNNNNNNNNNNNNNNNNNNNNNNNNNNNNNNNNNNNNNNNNNNNNNNNNNNNNNNNNNNNNNNNNNNNNNNNNNNNNNNNNNNNNNNNNNNNNNNNNNNNNNNNNNNNNNNNNNNNNNNNNNNNNNNNNNNNNNNNNNNNNNNNNNNNNNNNNNNNNNNNNNNNNNNNNNNNNNNNNNNNNNNNNNNNNNNNNNNNNNNNNNNNNNNNNNNNNNNNNNNNNNNNNNNNNNNNNNNNNNNNNNNNNNNNNNNNNNNNNNNNNNNNNNNNNNNNNNNNNNNNNNNNNNNNNNNNNNNNNNNNNNNNNNNNNNNNNNNNNNNNNNNNNNNNNNNNNNNNNNNNNNNNNNNNNNNNNNNNNNNNNNNNNNNNNNNNNNNNNNNNNNNNNNNNNNNNNNNNNNNNNNNNNNNNNNNNNNNNNNNNNNNNNNNNNNNNNNNNNNNNNNNNNNNNNNNNNNNNNNNNNNNNNNNNNNNNNNNNNNNNNNNNNNNNNNNNNNNNNNNNNNNNNNNNNNNNNNNNNNNNNNNNNNNNNNNNNNNNNNNNNNNNNNNNNNNNNNNNNNNNNNNNNNNNNNNNNNNNNNNNNNNNNNNNNNNNNNNNNNNNNNNNNNNNNNNNNNNNNNNNNNNNNNNNNNNNNNNNNNNNNNNNNNNNNNNNNNNNNNNNNNNNNNNNNNNNNNNNNNNNNNNNNNNNNNNNNNNNNNNNNNNNNNNNNNNNNNNNNNNNNNNNNNNNNNNNNNNNNNNNNNNNNNNNNNNNNNNNNNNNNNNNNNNNNNNNNNNNNNNNNNNNNNNNNNNNNNNNNNNNNNNNNNNNNNNNNNNNNNNNNNNNNNNNNNNNNNNNNNNNNNNNNNNNNNNNNNNNNNNNNNNNNNNNNNNNNNNNNNNNNNNNNNNNNNNNNNNNNNNNNNNNNNNNNNNNNNNNNNNNNNNNNNNNNNNNNNNNNNNNNNNNNNNNNNNNNNNNNNNNNNNNNNNNNNNNNNNNNNNNNNNNNNNNNNNNNNNNNNNNNNNNNNNNNNNNNNNNNNNNNNNNNNNNNNNNNNNNNNNNNNNNNCCCATAATTCAAACCAACTGAACTTACTCGCTCTACTCTTGAAAGTTGCGCAACCCTCTGGTTTGCTTCCAAATCGCTAAATAACTCTACATGCAACACATGTTTAAGTCCTTCTTTATCCACTGATGTTAGATAGAGAAAAACGTCCTCGTCATCTACAATATACCACTCTCTCCGAGCATTAGATAGACTATAGCTCAATTTCAACATACCTTTCATTTCATCTATCCCAATCTTCCTCCTTATCTTATCAACTAACACCGAGAAAGTTATTTGCTCCAAAGAAGAGGTCTTAAGTGATATAGCGTATAAACCATTTTTTGAAATCCATTCATGCTCCTCTGAATAATGCCCTCCATAATCAAAATGAACGTTTGTATGTATGCTTTTCATTGCctcctaaaaataaaacacaataaattcAAACACAATTCTTATCTACACACAATTCATCACAATCAAACCAATTGTACATTTTTTCAAATAACCTACTTTCATATCAAATCCCTAATTTAACTTCCCCAAATTCTCTAACAATAAGGAGAAGAGGCCAACCTGAACCCACACGCGGCGTTAGGATGCGGTGATGTCTGAAGAGCTGAGTAGGCGAGCTTACCAAGTTTTCCGACGTCCCACGACCGGAGTAGATGCGTCTCAGAGCATTACGAGCAGAGGAGGAAGGAAAAAGGAGACTGAGCAGCTAAGTAAGAGAGGAGCAAAACATGGGTCAGCTTACAAAGAGAGGACGAGTTACGTTGGATCGGTTTTACGTTTGCTGAGAGAAGAATTGAAAAAGGGAGAAAATGGGATCTAAGAAAAATCGGGGAATTGGGGAGGGAGAGGGAAGagagatttaattttttatttctttatttttttatttcttagattatattttaaaaacaaaataaaataaaattaattcattAAGGTTTACCAGGGAATTACATATAATGAATGGCATACTGATTATATAGTGGCAaccctgattttttttttccaatggcATATAAGATTTTCCCTCAAAAATACGGTGAGTGCATTGAACCTGGCAGTATTCGATGAACCTTAGTATTTATTTGATTGTCCAAGTTGGGTTGATAACTTGATTGATAAATTAGTGACAGCTCATTTGACTATCCggaaaaaatctgaaaaatctTTAGGGATATAAAAGAATTTTATCTTGACTTACTAGTAGATTAATTACGGAAAATAATCTAAATAGATTAATACTAGTAAAACCAACCTAATTACCTAATAATTCCATACATTAAACCTAAACGTAATTTAATTTTTACCCACAATCCACTATTTTACCAATTGTGTAATTCCGTAATTAGTGTTTTGTCCACTCAAATTCACTGTAAAAACAACGTACGTTAacgcttttcttttttcaatattAGCATTCAATACATGTTTAAGGTGGTGTTTCCAAGTTCCAAgatcaaagatacaaaaacctTATTTGTTTACGCCAGTTTatcaaattataagaatataaatcttatttgttaactacaaaaactatattatcatgaaacaaaaaaatatttgtttgtttgtcaacgatccaaaataaagaaaaagaagaaaggctTAAGATGCATGCATAATATAAAGAAGTAACAGGCATAAAATACGAATGTTTGAATACACAAAAGAATAAAGACACAAAtacattataatttatatacacGAATACATCCCCCTCAACCCCcaatactttatattttatatagtcCATTCCTTcactttccagattttttaaaatagttgttttttttgttctttcattaCAAAATACTATcgtatatatactagataaacTTTATAACGTTGAATTATGGAGATTCAAAAGCATTTTCAATGTTGTATGTTAGACTACAAAAAAGTGCTTTAAACGCGCGCGGATCCAATCGTCACGTATTCAGATTGGTATAAGAAATATAACGAAAACTTTAGCAGAGATTGTAATCTCAATTCCATATGTAGAAATACTTGGATCTTATTCAAGTGGGCATGCAACATGGTTTAGTCTATTTACACGTGAGCATGTTCCTCTTTTTAGCTTTGTTTCCTCTTTGAAACGGTCACTGCCTATGTTTTACATTATTCTTTTATCTTCCTATCTCTCAGTTGCATTCCACCAAAAAGATTATCAATATATACACAGCTCAATATGCTTATAAACCTAAGCTTTTTAGAAGATATGAACCTTTCTTTTTGCATCAAAGAAGATTTTTATGTGATGAAAACGAAAGAAAACTTTTTATGGtgggtaaaaaaaaacacaaaattaaattacaaaatttgttttgaaaaaaaatgtcaaagttCCATAAAAAAAGGGGGACATGGGAGGGAATATAACGAAATTATCAACAGAAACGCCACCAGAGTTAAAGTTCTCTCATcagtttatatacaaaaataaaattaaaaaaatttccaatt is drawn from Camelina sativa cultivar DH55 chromosome 8, Cs, whole genome shotgun sequence and contains these coding sequences:
- the LOC104709957 gene encoding protein FAR-RED ELONGATED HYPOCOTYL 3-like, which produces MKGMLKLSYSLSNARREWYIVDDEDVFLYLTSVDKEGLKHVLHVELFSDLEANQRVAQLSRVERVSSVGLNYGELVSNGKAVDVENAGILTIFNPCEQQNVVNEEVLESFVNEEIIVNEECENVGQINEFVADVSDSDMDDRHEYVELPFNVEKSQFNEWEDGTGLEINQEFCSKEAVQDLVHRVANKNCFNIKTVKSDAGRLMLRYKQASKGCKWYLHVARVKNSDYFSVRVHRKMHTCSRCVASTSISKQKGSTRLVASILHDDYPGQFDTPTPKNIMNIVQRRLGLQLSYSTALRGKKQNVSDVRGSPEASYAKLYSYLHMLETVNPGTVTQVELDAEKRFKYLFIALGACIEGFRAMRKVIVVDATHLKTKYGGRLVFATAQDPNHHHYPIAFGVLDGEKDVSWSWFFKMLKTVILEEPELVFMSDRHGSIIKAVSEVYPSALHGHCVWHLSQNVKKAKTDKNDVALKFVECAHIYTKNEFEKEYGNFMRRFPTMADYLDKSIGYWERMSYVTVCVPLPV